The Hypanus sabinus isolate sHypSab1 chromosome 5, sHypSab1.hap1, whole genome shotgun sequence genome has a segment encoding these proteins:
- the LOC132394102 gene encoding growth arrest-specific protein 1-like: MASLAGLIRFEGHLLVCLLIVFSYSGSLARRICWQAIVQCQVEPDCSFAYEQYTEACRSVLNLETRRCPSHCLSALIHLNQTQNGPMLENCDCVKDELCKSTKRAIEPCLPRTRNRDGVMGCTEARLQCEMDQQCNNALHRYLHNCGKLFNGIKCTDQCREVIESMLVIPKALLLKECVCDGADRPICEAIKDNMARLCFFGPDHSSGSSGSDMEPDEYWDYEVDPTDNIIGDDNRSTKRYPSSATVPVPNALTLMASILLLLLIARL, from the coding sequence ATGGCAAGTCTCGCTGGCTTGATCCGATTCGAGGGGCATCTTCTCGTCTGTTTACTGATAGTTTTCAGCTATTCTGGATCGCTGGCCCGGCGGATCTGCTGGCAAGCTATCGTGCAGTGTCAGGTCGAGCCCGATTGCAGCTTTGCCTACGAGCAATATACCGAGGCGTGCAGGTCAGTGTTAAACCTGGAGACCAGGCGGTGTCCCAGCCACTGCCTGTCGGCTCTCATCCACCTCAACCAGACGCAGAACGGACCCATGCTGGAGAACTGCGACTGCGTCAAGGACGAGCTGTGCAAAAGCACCAAGCGTGCCATCGAGCCCTGCCTGCCGAGGACTCGCAACCGGGATGGGGTAATGGGCTGCACCGAAGCCCGCCTGCAGTGCGAGATGGATCAACAGTGCAACAACGCCCTGCACCGCTACCTCCATAACTGCGGCAAACTTTTCAACGGTATCAAATGCACAGATCAGTGCCGGGAGGTAATCGAGAGCATGTTGGTTATCCCTAAAGCCTTGCTTCTCAAGGAGTGCGTCTGCGACGGAGCCGATCGACCCATTTGCGAGGCGATTAAGGACAACATGGCCAGACTATGCTTTTTTGGACCCGATCATAGTTCAGGCAGTAGCGGGTCGGACATGGAGCCAGATGAATACTGGGACTATGAAGTTGATCCAACAGACAACATTATCGGTGACGATAATAGAAGCACAAAAAGGTACCCTTCAAGCGCCACCGTTCCAGTGCCTAATGCTTTGACTTTGATGGCATCCATTTTACTACTACTACTGATCGCCCGGTTATAA